DNA from Cardiocondyla obscurior isolate alpha-2009 linkage group LG17, Cobs3.1, whole genome shotgun sequence:
GGCGCGGAGAGAGCGGGTGTTCTCGTggtacggaaaaaaaatccataGGGGTCCATCTGCGCTCGTCTCTCTCGCACCGCAGCATCCagtccgaaaaaaaaaaaataaaaggagggTGAAGCTAAAGCGAGTTGTGCGTGGCGTTAGGGAATGAGCGGAGGGGAAAACTTACAAGGGTGGTGCTGATGGTGGTGGCGGTCGTGCTAAAGGCAAAACAAAAGCTGGGCGACATTCTCGGACGCCTTCGGAAACATGGCcgctcgagagagaaagaacgcaAAAAAGAATTGCGATTGTCACGTTATCGCTGATCAAGtccgataatttttaaaacacaCGCGACACTAAGATTATGATAATTAggcagataattttttatttacggacGATAGAGcggaaaaaattaacgatatacaaaatttaaactgtataagttttataaaaaccCTCTTAGATTCgcgttcttaattttttataattaaaacacgtGTATggttgtaattatattttacaaattacatGTGTCACACAAACTATCGCAAGAAAGGatgacaaatataataatgaacatataaaataaatacagatTACGCAGGTCGATAGTAATCAATCCAAAAATATCATTCTCCAAATCACATAAGAGTACCAAGCGGTTTAAGATTAGTAACTATCTTGATTGAACCTTTTTCGTAACAGgccgataattaaaaatttatcttcacTACGGCGTGCATTTAtaatggcaaaaaaaaatctatagaGAGCGACCGCGCCCATCATATATAATAGATAGTCTCCCCTTCTCGGTCAACCTTCTCATCTCATTTCGCCGGTTCGACCAACCTCCACCCTTCGCTTTTATCCCGTCAGCCTCCCCCGAGCACCACCCACAGTCTTCAACCCGCTttcaatcaatatttaaagaattgcGCCTTAATAACCGCGGTGGCGTCACCATAATGGCGGGCTTTGGTTCAGACGCGTCACCTCTTAAAAGGGTCACGAATCTTTTTACCTGTTCTTTCCCAAAGCGTTACCTTTGTGAAGTACCGACAGACAGTTCCACAGAATATGATCTTATTATATGTTAGTAATACTTCATCAGTTATTGatatcataattttctttcataaaAACGTATATTGCATTTGGTAAAAAGAGAacaatataaagtttaaaataaaatacttttgatatttaattagtattttatGGTATCCGACATCTGACTCTTTACAAAAAAGGAGAGcagtggaaattaatttattgggttacgtaaaataattacgcacagatatatatttcagggaattttaatttaattcaagtaCAATTTgcgcacgtgcgcgcgtgtaaTACGTGCGATAATAATATTCCTCGTGTTAATTGACATTGAATAACATTACGGAATAAAGCATACAATAAACGGCacttaaaaataactaaatacTGTACTCgttcgtttttctctttctctctctctctctctctctctcttaaaaattatcaaggCAATAAGTCAGGACACTTGTCGATAGAGTGCCAATGTAACAGTAATACCTGTGTTGTCGATAATACGTCATAACAATctgtatatacatgtatttgAGTGTCAGAGGTTCGCTACTAATAAACGCTTCacggtacttttttttacataaacgTTATGTTCCTCGATTACGTGTACTTTCACACAAGATTTCACATTGTGGTCGGCAAGCAGTCTTCAAGGTATTAATCTCTAAAACGCGCAAGAAGATGTTTTGTGCTAAAGTCAGTTCGAAAACTCCTGTAAATTTCTTTACGATGATACTCACGtcatgtatatataaaaaaccgCTTTAAAATGTGATTATCACGAATCTTTTTTGGTCagtaataatttgcaatatctGAAGGTTCCAATTCTTGACGAAACAAATTTTGCAAGTTCTGCACCGAAAAGAATctttctacattaatatataatcaaTGACGTAATACCGTTGAGATATATCGCTCCACATGTAAGTTCGCTAATTCCtaagaataaaattcttatagCATCATTGTCTTAATGagagtattaataataatgatacaatcacataatatataatcataataaattacatctcTGGCATTTTCATAGCATTACTATACACTAAAAGTAcctttggttttttttttttttttgttctttagtcgcgtaaaaaaagaaaaaaaatacaaaatgccTTTAAAATTTAACCCAGATGCGTAATAATTACTGATAAAATGAGATTATCAATTACATATACTTAATGATCCGGCAGTATTCGATTCTGCGATTCACAGTCTCACAATCCACCCTCTCGCCCGCCATTCAACAAAGAAAACAAGAGCTAAAAATCTCCATAATATCTATAACGTGATTAAAGCTCTCTGCGTAACATCTCCAAAAGTTTATAATCCGTGTTACCTTAAATACACTATGATATGCtctaattaacgttttatacCATCCGGCCGGAAATTATGTCAATAGACGACTTTGGTTGAAACGCTGCACCAAAGGAAGCATTGCTACGGGATACGGTTTTGTTTCTGTGGCtatacaaatttaatgtagcttctatttcttttcgtcgttgtaaaattcttcgAACTGAGCATTCGCAGGTTTCGTGATTGGGAAATATTAATgccaataaatatttaatcaaaattaggAATAAATCGCGTAAGATTTACCGATTCGACGATGTCTCGTTGGTAACAATTgtttcgcgataataatattaataataataatggtaATAACAGTAATAATCGCACATATGTGTTCGTAGAcgatcattaaaaaaaaaaaaaaaaagaaaagaacgttCGACCGTTCTGTCgaaatcgataattattttatcgtgtcATTTAACGATTAATGTTCGAAGACCTTAAATCGCTCGGTAGTTTTCGGGCAACTTCTGACATAAAGTTTTCcgaaaacgcgcgcggcccACCGTCCATCAGACGCGTGCAAGTAGGAAGCCTGTGGATTCGCATTTTATATGCGAACGAAAGATTCTTGGACCTATGCGTCAAGTTACAAACACGCTCGTTTTCGAAACGGTATCGCTCGAGTAATATTTGCAAAGAAGTGCGGCCAACAGTCTCAGCTTTTGATACAGCAGCCGCGTTGCTTCGGTAATCATGCGGCGAGtaagttttttatatttttcggtGTGTTCTCCTCGTTCAAGTGCTTCGTGGTATAGCGCAGGGCATTCAGAAGACCCTCGCTTTTGCAAGGCGGCTGATCCTTTAACAGCTTCACACAACCTTTGACCtgttaattagaatattacaTAAGAATCGAAGCTTactggcaaaaaaaaaagttaacaaattttttaatatgatattctatttaagttaatttttttctatactcACATCCACATTTGAACCCTTTACGAAGGCACCTTGGGGATGTACGTGATCGTAAAGGATCACCAGACCCACCATGACCCTTAAGACAAAGAGCTGAGTCTCTTCTCGCTGGAATTGCGCCAGCAGATTCCTGGTAGAAGATATTTCCCAAATTAGATCCGCGAAGAAATTTCTACTTGAAGCAAAAGTTCTCTCTTTGCATACTGATAATAGAAATAGTACTTACGGATTTTCCAACATTCGGAGACACACTTTTGCCATTGTACCAAGCGTTTCAGTAATATTTTCCCTCGCTATATCTTCGTTCTAAAAATGATAACGTAGCGttattaacgataataaaatataaaatggcgtaattttattaaatatattttagatatttttaaaagtaaatattttaatatttgatacaatGTTCGCTTTTAAAGCTATTATATTGTCGTGACATACGTATTTGTACATGTTGAAAATGGcctttaaatattgaattattacttcgttatcgattttaattaaaacatgcATATACGTCGAGTCTGCATATGCATTCGCATTCATCCAGTTTCCCTGACTGATGTAGTCTACATAGCATATAGGTAATTTAAATCGCAGACGAGGATACCTATCAATTTTCCAGTTCAGTGGATCTATTATTCCcgtcgataatttttttctctctccttcatCATTACATCGCATGTTGATCACGTAACGCGGTTATTTGTCATTGCAATCAATACAAACAATAGCTCACGATTCATTGTAACATTCATTGTTGAAAAATGCCTTCGCGCTGGAATAATTGCTAAATAAATGTCTTGCAAGAAAcatttaaacgaaataaaaattaatataatattattatgctTAATTTCTGCAAGGCGAATaggtttatttaaaaaaatgaattttaagAGACAGATTTAGTTCTTCAGTCGCGATCGAAATGATTTAGGGATAAACCGTAAAGCCGGGTGAATAGCCATAGACCTTCGTCTAATTGCCAGTTAGCATCTGGTCGGATCAATAATTGTCCGGGCAACAATAAGAGGTCGCGCGGGCGGGTACAGTGTAGAGAGGCAATACCACTTACGTCCATCAAGAAAGTAATGGTCGCGTGACTCAGAACTCGAAGCATGGGTGTCGCGTGGGCGTAAAACAAGGACATTCGGTTGGCAAGTTCGTTCCCGACAACTAGGTCCTTTTCGGCGTTGTCCTGATGCGCTAGCGACGCCCTCGTCAATGTCCTGCGATAGTAGCTGAAGTCGTTCTGAATTGCCGGCGTTTTCATTTTATGCTCGTCGAACTTCAATACAAATTCCAATATCTCCGCCAATTGCTTGACCAGCGCCTGCTGCGTCTCCAAATGTTGCGTCGGCGAAAGGTTTCCCGAGCAGAGTTGTCCCAGGATTTTCGGCACAACCCTTTCTGCATAAATGTAAtgagcaaaaattaattattacgagcctgttaaattttattttctaatattatacaGCTGTATGTTGCGCTGTTATTACGTTATtcacacgtttttttttagttttagttaacatatttatttcaaaataaatatcgcgagattaaatatctcgagatGAGTTCTGTTCTAAAATTCTCCACGTTTTCCGATAAACCACCCGtatctaatataattaaaagttcacGCCACAAATATGGCTAAAAGCATTTCTCGGGTAGGTTGAAGTTTTTCCAATATTCACGTCGCTATCCAGGCTCCGGTAAGCAAAGCCCATCGTCgttgtttgtaaaaaaagaacttgtCGCTAATGTGATTAAGATTGAGCTTACCAAGTTCCAAAGAAAACTCATAAAATCGTTTGAGTTTCGCAACGAGAGGTGCCACGGTCAGATATGCTTTCCGCTGACATTCCTCCGTGGGTGCCGAAATTGCTTctctaatttcttttccagCTCCTTTGTAACATTGTATCTCCTCTAGAATAGATTCTGAATTTTTCAATACTCTCTGCACCGCTTCGAATGTTTCACGTTCGATGTCTGACGGTTGTGCGTCTATGAAACAGACAAATAGacaattagaattttttttttaattaattttgaaagcTATTAAtacacgattaaaaaaaaatataagaaacaGAATTAATCGAAACAtgttgagaaaaaattatttatatattactcaCTTTCGAAATCCAAAAAGACGTCATACTTCTGAGGGGTGCAACAGGTAGACTCATCTCGAGCCAAAAGACTCAAAAGCTTGCCCATCGTAAGTGTACAGCTTCTTTCGATGAGAGTCACTTTACAGCGTGAAAGGCATCTGTAAAGTAAAGCAATTTTGTTTACGACGAGAATTTTAACACGAATGtcttaatacttttttttctttcaaaagcAAAAAGGGATAGTTCACAAGTTTATATCTCGTAGACACCCGCTTCGCGAATGATTAATTCGCGACGGATGCGAACGGTTTAATACGATTGAGCGGCTGTCCGAACTTCCAATCGACGAAGTAGGAACTTGTCACTAGTCGGGGACTAcaatgaaattgaaatttcaGACCGTAGGTTGAACGTATATATTCTCTCGATACATATACGTACGCCGAGCCATTAATTCCGGATAGGTGACACACGCGCACGCCTCGACGGCTCGGATTAACTGGTATCCGCGTCGATACCGCGAAACAAATGGATTCTGCGAATTTGTCGGTGGAGAGATAGATCTCGTTGATCAGTTCCAGCGAAACGGAACTGCCCTCCCTCACCTGAAGCGTCCGCGAAGCGGTTCCATTTGGCCGTCCGCGTCGGCGAGTACACCGAGATTCGAGGATGACTCACGTGGGAACGTCGCGATCGTTCTGTATAACGCGCGGACTCTCTATGAGAGAGCACCACGTCCGGGAGGGCCGAGCTCGCCCTTGTCACTCGGGGAGTCGGAGCACGAAGAGGACTCGCTGCGATCGGCTTTACGGTTTCTAAAATTGCGAACGGCGAGATGCCACCGTTGCGCCGTAGCCGGCCGCGTTATTTTCGGCCCGAAAGCACATTTCGAGCTCGTCATCTTCGGTCGCCGAGTCCCTCGGTTGCTCCCGGAGGGGAAAATAATTGCATACCCGCGGAAAGATCTGGGCCGTTAAAGTTTCCGGATTCGCATAAACACGCATGTCAGTTTTCACGATAAgctcgcgaacgcgaatttAATCGATACGATCCGATCTTGGCTGAGCTGAGCTTGTTTGAGAGAACAtagttgtataaaaaaagaaagcaagaaCTGGTTTTTCCACTCGGTAACAAACTTGATATCCtttcattaaaacttttatctgGACGTCGATATTGAAATGCAAACTTcaagaaaagatattttccGCCAAAATGATCAGTTAGCGGAAGTGTCAATACTTATTGGAAAGCTggacatttaataaaaaaatgttttaacttgtaattaaaaaaaaattaatataattaaaaaataatacattattaataaaatattacgaattttattaaataataactataatatcgttttgtattgtattggtaataatattatcagAAACCGCAGACTATCGATACGTAACGTAAATAGTCGCTAAACcgcaatgtaaaataaacgtttacgTTTCGACATTTTTCCGGTGCTCTCCAATAAACAATGTAAAAATCACTAGGACGTAACGTTGTCGCAATATTCGCTCGcgcatcgcgattatttttaattccagTTTAATTCAACCGTATTCGAAGTTATAACCAACATAAACAAAAGCGTTAGCACATTAACACGATTAATATCGCTGGATAGAATATTTACAGTGTCACAGACTGGTGAGATCATTGTGATGTTTGACATCTACTTTCGCACGAGTGGCAGGCTCGCTGTCAGGAACTCGGATCACAGGGGGAGGCGGGAGGGTGTCGAAACTTGGCAGCAGGCTCTTTTACGAGGATACGCCGGGAATTCCGAGTAACGTTAATCGCGTGACGTTTGACGGGCTCACCGTCGCGAAATCGCGGCGTAATCGGCGCCGACGGCGCGAACACATGACGGCGACAGGTGCACGCCGAACCTTGTCGCCGGTGGAAACGTCACGGGGTCAACGAGCACGCGAGACGGGTGCAACAACTGTCATCCGGTGGCCGGCCATGTTGCGGGTCGTGGGGGTTGATCGCGCTAGGAGCGCGAGTCCTTCCCTTATTTGGtaaagcggcggcggcggcggcacgctcgcgcgcgcggaaaatcgATGAGGGGTTGCTTCGCGGCTGGGGTAGCGAGATGGCGCTTGAACGAGGGGGTTGCCGAACGAGCGTCGAAAATATCACTCGTAGAAATGTCCTTGCGGACGAGACAAAGGGTAGCGGGGTGGAATTTATCGAGCGCAGGCAGACGACAATTCGATGAATGCACGAGAAGATCAGGATCGATACCGAGGGGGAGGGTAGGACCGAGGGAGAAATCACGATCCGGAAAGTTACGGACGGAACTCCGAGCAATTCCAATACCGATATCAAGATATATTTCAGAGGCTCGTGAGTCTGTCACGATAAATTGAAGAACTTATTTAGATAGCCACTTTACTTTAACTGCCGAGCCGAACGGTTGCGTTTAGATATTTCGATTAAACTTTTACAAAAGATCAATCTTCCGGTTTTAGAAACGCTTTTGCAATTCGACATTGAATTAGAAATTCGAGCAAAAGTTTCACGCGATGAtagaataagaaaatttttattaagtctGCTTCattcatattaaataattacgcaaTTTGTATTTGATAAGTTTTACaatccaaaaatatttttcgaagaATCACGCATAATCGGCGGACCAGAATACGTAATCTAACTTGAATTAACTTCTCGGATTAGTTCTGGGTACGCGGAGAGCATCggtagcatttttttttttttttgttatcgacTTCTATGGCGATTTCATGATGCATCGATTCGCCCGCCCCGTCTGAAAGAATTTGATATTCCTCGCGAGATTGTTATCTTAGATAATGAGACTGACACACGTGCGggagataaatataaatgccgAGTGGTCGATACCACGTGCCTCGCACTGTCACTATCGGGACTAATACTATCGCGTACTCATTTCATGGACCAGCGGGATGACGTCAACGTCACGTAAGGGTGACCAACGTCGCTCGGGGTTGGACCGAGTCCATTCAGGCGGAAACTAATCAAATTAGCATTCGCGTCGTTCGCCATCTCGCTGACTTGCACCGGCGCCTTTGTGGGTCAACACTCGTGTATAAACAAACATCTTCGAACGATTTCGATTTTTCACGCCGCATGGAAATACCGCGACTCCTCCGCGGGTAGCCTCTGGACCGTTAACTTccgtattataattaatcgacGTTCGGTTAATTTTCTCACGCGACAATGggaattacagaaaaaaaagggctTTATAAATAGAAACTTAAGTACGTCTTCGCGCGTCAATCgaacgggagagagaaaggagaaaattcGAAAAGGATTAGGATCTAATTAATGTACGTgtataatgaattaattatacgtaattcAACGTGGTATTAATTCTGCGCATATGTTTTCTTATTATGGATCATCTATTCTTCCTATGCGCGATTCGTCGGACATATTTACGATAAAATGTGTTTGCAATTGCAACGAGCGATTTAAATGTCGTTGCGGGGAGATTTTTGCACCTCTTTCAATATCGCGATTGGATAATCGTCGGAAACTGTGGGCGAGGATAATCGACGTCTATTAAAGGCCTTTTTGTGCATCAATTCCAGCAAATCAATTGAGATCTCCCCAATGCTATACAAACCCTCCGGGCATAACATCACTTCTTGCGTATCTACGCGATGCGACGCAATAATTTGACAAACTCTAAACCTCTTATTTATCAAGAGCTGTTGCGCAGTACAATACTCTTACGTCTTTGATAATATCAAATATAGCTTTTATTTTAGACAAGTA
Protein-coding regions in this window:
- the LOC139109356 gene encoding CYFIP-related Rac1 interactor B gives rise to the protein MGKLLSLLARDESTCCTPQKYDVFLDFENAQPSDIERETFEAVQRVLKNSESILEEIQCYKGAGKEIREAISAPTEECQRKAYLTVAPLVAKLKRFYEFSLELERVVPKILGQLCSGNLSPTQHLETQQALVKQLAEILEFVLKFDEHKMKTPAIQNDFSYYRRTLTRASLAHQDNAEKDLVVGNELANRMSLFYAHATPMLRVLSHATITFLMDNEDIARENITETLGTMAKVCLRMLENPNLLAQFQREETQLFVLRVMVGLVILYDHVHPQGAFVKGSNVDVKGCVKLLKDQPPCKSEGLLNALRYTTKHLNEENTPKNIKNLLAA